The Bacteroides sp. AN502(2024) DNA segment CCCAAAACTTGACTTTCGCTTTCGAATGTCGTATCTTTACAGAGTTAATGATAAAGTAGTTTCAATTAAACTACGCGTAAAGGAGGGAATCGCGATTCTCTCCTTTTTTTGTATCCATCCGGGGAAAAAACCTTCTCGCCCGGCTTTTCGTTTCGTTTTACCTGGTGATTACGGTTCTTCAGCCGGAAAACCGGCTGTGTTCCCCTTGCTTTTTACTGAAATGAAGCATCTATTCACTTCAAACAGAGGCTCTGTTTACCTGAAATAGAGCCTCTGTTCCGATAAAACAGAGCTTCTATTTCAACTCGACAGAATGCCTGTTTTCCAACTGTCCCCGCAAAGTTAATAATCAATAAAGTTGCTCTTGACAAAAAATAGCTTTATCTTTGGGGGTTGTTAGAACCGACACAATAGGTATATTATATTATGAGTGAAAAGATAATCAAATGGGGCTTCATTGGTTGCGGAGAAGTAACCAAGACGAAAAGCGGCCCCGCTTTCCAGAAAGTAGAACATTCGGAAGTCGTAGCCGTGATGAGTCGTGACGGCGCGAAGGCGAAAGCGTATGCCCAAGAGAGAGGAATCAAGAAATGGTATGACGATGCACAGGAGCTGATAGATGATCCGGAAGTAAACGCTGTCTATATCGCTACTCCTCCTTCTTCACACGCCACTTATGCCATTATGTCGATGAAAGCGGGTAAACCCGCCTATATTGAAAAACCCATGGCGGTAACGTATGAAGAATGTACCCGAATCAACCGCATATCCCATGAAACAGGAGTTCCCTGTTTCGTTGCATACTATCGCCGTTATCTTCCTTATTTCCAAAAAGTAAAGGAATTGGTTGAGAACGGGACTATCGGCAATGCCATCAATGTGCAGATTCGTTTTGCCCAGCCTCCACGCGACTTGGATTACAATCGCAATAATCTCCCCTGGCGTGTACAGGCTGATATTGCCGGAGGTGGTTACTTCTATGACCTTGCTCCGCACCAGATTGATTTGTTGCAGGATATGTTCGGTTGTATCCTCCAAGCAAGTGGTTATAAGAGTAATCGGGGTGGACTTTATCCTGCCGAAGATACATTGAGCGCCTGTTTCCAATTTGATAACGGATTGGTGGGTAGCGGTTCCTGGTGTTTCGTAGCCCACGATTCTGCTCGCGAAGACCGCATAGAGATTATCGGTGATAAAGGGATGATTTGTTTCTCTGTCTTCACTTACGAACCCATCGGATTGCATACCGAGAAAGGACGGGAAGAAATCCGCGTCAGTAACCCGGAGCATGTACAACAGCCTCTTATCCAAGCTGTAGTAGATCATTTACTGGGCAAGTCGGTTTGCTCTTGCGACGGTGAAAGTGCAACGTTGACTAACTGGGTAATGGACAAGATCTTAGGTAAGCTATAGCCCTGAAAGAAGCCAAGAGAGAATGAAACTAACAATATTTTTGTGACATGACTAAAGAAGATTTAATGAGGAAAGCAATCGAGCTTTCCAAAGAGAATGTCGAAAATGGCGGAGGTCCTTTCGGTGCTGTGATTGCCACGAAAGAGGGGGAGATTATTGCAACAGGAGTGAATCGTGTTACGGCATCTTGTGACCCCACTGCTCATGCCGAAGTGAGTGCAATACGTGCGGCAGCTGCCAAACTAGGTACTTTTAATCTTAGCGGATACGAAATCTATACTTCCTGCGAACCTTGCCCCATGTGTCTCGGTGCTATTTACTGGGCACGGT contains these protein-coding regions:
- a CDS encoding Gfo/Idh/MocA family protein, which codes for MSEKIIKWGFIGCGEVTKTKSGPAFQKVEHSEVVAVMSRDGAKAKAYAQERGIKKWYDDAQELIDDPEVNAVYIATPPSSHATYAIMSMKAGKPAYIEKPMAVTYEECTRINRISHETGVPCFVAYYRRYLPYFQKVKELVENGTIGNAINVQIRFAQPPRDLDYNRNNLPWRVQADIAGGGYFYDLAPHQIDLLQDMFGCILQASGYKSNRGGLYPAEDTLSACFQFDNGLVGSGSWCFVAHDSAREDRIEIIGDKGMICFSVFTYEPIGLHTEKGREEIRVSNPEHVQQPLIQAVVDHLLGKSVCSCDGESATLTNWVMDKILGKL
- a CDS encoding nucleoside deaminase, with translation MTKEDLMRKAIELSKENVENGGGPFGAVIATKEGEIIATGVNRVTASCDPTAHAEVSAIRAAAAKLGTFNLSGYEIYTSCEPCPMCLGAIYWARLDKMYYGNNKNDAKNIGFDDSFIYDELELKPEERKLPSEILLHHEALTAFKAWVEKEDRVEY